One genomic region from Entelurus aequoreus isolate RoL-2023_Sb linkage group LG14, RoL_Eaeq_v1.1, whole genome shotgun sequence encodes:
- the nup62l gene encoding nucleoporin 62 like — protein sequence MSGFNFGQPTGGFTFGAPNTTATAAPTAGFGLPSAAPAAAAAAAAGGGFTFGSAPQMGASNPTGGFSFGTPAKTTVPSGSLSFGTPTTTTFSLGSTPQTTTAAPGAGLTLGSAAAAPAAPSGFGLIPGLTAPAGGGFSFGGAAAPLQPQPTAPPAMATAAPAAAPGGVSFGGFSFGGTKVQVTTAAPTAAVPGGGFAFGSTAPSNLTMGAPPAAAATGGGFAFGSTAQPNLTLGAQPATTTAPLAALGGGFGMGIKPSSTPAPPVTSQAASSIAPSLFTTPAATTAPAAGSGFSFGAAPTSTAAPATAAATTTAASGGLSLTLKPLGAATATSIVAPVPAATTGSSTTGFSLAVKPQSITSAAAATTALTTAAIALATAAPAVMTYVQLEGLINKWSLELEDQERHFLQQATQVNAWDRMLVENGEKITSLHKEMEKVKLDQRRLNQELDFILSQQKELEDVLCPLEDTVKEQSGTIYMQNADEERERTYKLAENVDAQLKRMSQDLKEIIEHLNTSSGPADTSDPLQQICKILNAHMDSLQWIDQNSGLLQRRVEEVSKLCDNQRKEQEKTFRLTFD from the exons ATGAGCGGCTTCAACTTCGGCCAGCCCACCGGGGGCTTCACTTTCGGGGCTCCGAACACGACAGCCACGGCGGCGCCCACCGCAGGCTTTGGTCTGCCGTCGGCCgcgccagcagcagcagcagcagccgccGCCGGAGGTGGCTTCACTTTCGGGTCAGCCCCCCAGATGGGTGCCAGTAACCCCACCGGCGGCTTTAGCTTCGGTACCCCGGCAAAGACCACCGTGCCCAGCGGCAGCCTCTCGTTCGggacccccaccaccaccacctttaGTCTGGGCTCAACCCCGCAAACCACAACCGCGGCACCGGGTGCAGGTCTCACGCTGGGCTCCGCCGCCGCGGCCCCGGCTGCGCCTTCAGGGTTCGGCCTGATCCCAGGCTTGACGGCCCCGGCTGGAGGAGGCTTCTCTTTTGGCGGTGCTGCCGCCCCGCTTCAGCCCCAACCGACAGCGCCACCTGCGATGGCAACAGCCGCCCCTGCAGCTGCACCTGGCGGGGTCTCATTCGGAGGCTTCAGCTTCGGCGGCACCAAGGTCCAGGTTACCACAGCCGCACCCACCGCTGCCGTCCCAGGGGGAGGCTTTGCTTTTGGCTCCACTGCTCCCTCAAACCTCACCATGGGTGCCCCGCCTGCCGCCGCCGCCACAGGGGGAGGCTTTGCTTTTGGCTCCACTGCCCAACCAAACCTTACCCTGGGCGCCCAGCCTGCCACCACCACTGCACCCTTAGCTGCTTTGGGTGGAGGTTTCGGCATGGGGATCAAACCCTCATCCACCCCAGCGCCCCCCGTAACCTCCCAGGCTGCGTCATCAATCGCCCCCTCTCTTTTTACGACCCCCGCCGCCACAACCGCCCCTGCAGCTGGATCTGGCTTTTCTTTCGGTGCAGCTCCAACTTCGACTGCAGCTCCCGCGACCGCCGCCGCCACCACCACCGCAGCCAGTGGAGGTCTGTCGCTTACGCTCAAGCCTCTGGGAGCGGCAACCGCCACCTCCATTGTCGCTCCAGTCCCCGCAGCCACGACCGGGTCCTCCACCACGGGCTTCTCGCTGGCGGTCAAACCGCAGTCCATCACGAGCGCCGCCGCCGCCACCACAGCCCTGACTACAGCGGCCATCGCCCTCGCAACCGCCGCCCCCGCTGTGATGACCTACGTGCAGCTGGAAGGTCTCATAAACAAGTGGAGCCTCGAGCTGGAGGACCAGGAGAGACATTTCCTGCAGCAGGCCACTCAGGTCAACGCCTGGGACCGCATGCTGGTGGAGAACGGCGAGAAGATCACGTCCCTGCACAAGGAGATGGAGAAGGTAAAGCTGGACCAGAGGAGGCTCAACCAGGAGTTGGACTTCATCCTGTCTCAGCAGAAGGAGCTGGAGGACGTGCTGTGTCCACTGGAAGACACGGTGAAGGAGCAGAGCGGCACCATCTACATGCAGAACGCGGACGAGGAGCGCGAGAGAACCTACAAGCTGGCGGAGAACGTGGACGCGCAGCTCAAGAGGATGTCTCAGGACCTGAAGGAGATCATCGAGCACCTGAACACGTCCAGCGGCCCCGCAGACACCAGCGACCCG CTCCAGCAGATCTGCAAAATCCTCAACGCCCACATGGATTCACTCCAGTGGATCGACCAGAATTCAGGGCTCCTGCAGAGACGAGTGGAGGAGGTGTCGAAACTGTGCGACAACCAGCGTAAAGAGCAGGAGAAGACCTTCCGTTTAACCTTTGACTGA